CATGGCAGATTTTGTCTATATAAGACAGAAAGAACCAAAGGGATTGGGGCATGCCGTATTAAGGGCAAAGGATGTTGTAGGCAGTGAACCGTTTGCCGTGATTTTAGCAGATGATGTGATAGAAGCCAAAAGAAGCGGAACACAACAACTCGTTGAAATATTCGAAAAATACCACTGCTCGGTTATAGGGCTTGAAGAAGTGAGCCCAGAAGATGTCTCAAGTTATGGTATAGTGGCGGGGAAAGAGATAGAAAAGGGTATGTTTAAGCTTGATACATTCGTCGAAAAACCGCCAAAGGACAAAGCACCAAGCAATACGGCAATTATAGGAAGGTATGTGTTTACACCTGCTATATTTGAAGAGCTCGAGAAAACAAAAGTTGGAACAAAAGGCGAGATCCAGCTAACCGACGCAATAGAGTCTTTAAGCAGAAAGGAAGTAATATACGGCAAGATTTTAGAAGGCAAACGATTCGATTGCGGCAACAAACTCGGATTCCTAAAGGCCACGGTTGAATTTGCTTTGCATGACAAAGAGATAAACTCAGAATTCGAAAAATACCTAAAAGAGGTGATAAAATGTTAGACATAAACATTCTAAGAAAAAATCCTGAACTTTTAAAAGATAACTTAGCAAAAAGGCACAGCGATATAAACGTTGATGAACTTATTGAGCTCGATAAAAGCCTTAGAAAAGCAAAAGCCGAGCTGGACGAACTCTTGTCAAAAAGAAACAAGCTCTCAAAGGAGATAGGAAGAAGAAAAGCAAAGAAAGAGAGTGCTGATGATTTAATAGACGAAGTCAACAGGATAAATCAACAGATAGAAGAAACAGAAGAGAATTATAACAAACTTTACAAAGATTTTATGGATAGATGGCTTCTTGTTCCCAATATTTTGGAAGATGATGTGCCTGTTGGTAAAGATGAGAATGATAATGTTGAGATAAGAAGGGTTGGAGAGTTGCCAAAGTTTGACTTTAAACCAAAAGAACACCACGAAATTGCTCAGAATCTCGGAATACTGGACTTTGAAAGGGCAGCAAAGCTTTCAGGTTCCCGTTTTGTGATCTACAAAGGTGATGGAGCAAAACTGGAAAGAGCATTGATAAACTTTATGCTTGATTTACACACAAAAAAGCATGGATATACAGAGATAATCCCTCCTTATATCGTAAATTACGAAATAATGGTTGGAACCGGCCAATTTCCAAAGTTTATAGAAGAGGCTTATGAAACAGACGGCCAATACCTAATACCGACAGCAGAAGTGCCGCTTGTAAATATGCACAGGGAAGAAATCTTAAACGAAGATGATTTACCGCTTAAATATGTCTCATATACGGCATGCTTCAGAAAAGAAGCAGGAAGCTATGGCAAAGATGTTAAAGGCATAATTAGACAACATCAGTTTAACAAGGTTGAGCTTGTCCAGTTTACAAAACCCGAAGAGTCAGACAGAGCATTAGAAGAGTTGACAAAGGATGCAGAAGAAGTTTTAAAGCTTTTAGACTTACCTTACAGAGTTGTTATACTTTCAAGCGGAGATATTGGCTTTGCTGCAGCTAAAACATACGATATTGAAGTTTGGTTGCCCGGACAAAACAGATACAGAGAGATATCTTCATGTTCAAATACGCTGGACTTTCAGGCGCGAAGGGCATCAATAAGAGTTAAAGGCAAAGATAAGAAAAAATACTTCCCGCACACATTAAACGGCTCCGGTGTTGCAGTAGGCAGATGTCTTGTTGCCATACTTGAAAACTACCAGCAGGAAGATGGAACTGTTAAGATTCCAGAAGCCTTAATTCCTTATTTTGGCAAAGAGAAGATAGGCTAAATGGGATTTATTGAAGATTTAAGATTTAGAGAGTTTGGTGCAAGGTGTGTATATTTTGATAGGTTTGGTGGTGTAAGCCCACCGCCTTTTGATTCTTTAAATGTGAGCACGACTGTTGGGGATAAAAGAGAAAATGTTTGGAAGAATCTTGAGATTGTAAGAGAAACTGTCAAAGCAGATGAGATTGCTCTTCTAAATCAGGTGCATTCAAACACAATTGTCGAATATGATGACAAAATCCATGATGCAGATGGTATATTTACCGACAGAACGGGTGTGTTTTTGGCTATAAAATTTGCAGATTGCACTCCGATAATGTTTCTGGATAGAAAAAACGGTTTTATAGGGGCAGCACATGCCGGCTGGCGCGGAACACATTTAAAAATAAGCGTAAAGATGGTAGAATTTTTTATAGAAAAAGGCTCAAAACCGGAAGATATTATAGTTTCAATAGGCCCTCATATCTGTGGAAATTGCTACGAGATAAAGGATGACGTGGCAGAAAAGTTCGATGGTAGATTCATAAAAAAATCAAACGGCAGGCTTTATCTCAATCTCTCAGAAGCAAATATAAATCAGCTAATTAACTCAGGCATACCAAAAGGGAACATAAAAAACCTATCAATGTGCACTTTTGAAGATAAAAGGTTTTTCTCATACAGAAGAGACAAAACCTGCGGCAGAAACATCGGTGGTGTGATGCTTATCAGTTAGTTAATTAAATTTAATTAAAATAAATGTTGAAATTCTAAAAAACTTTTTATATAGTTAAGTTAAGGTGTATTAATATTTAATTATTTATTAGTTCGAAGAATAATGTTCATTGAAGGTTTTTTTGATGCAGTAAAAAACTCATATATATTTGGAGTTTTTACATATAATAAAGAGGGAAAAATCACCTTTGCAAATAGAAAAGCTCTTGAAATTTTGGAGTATAGCAAAGAAGAATTCATCGGCAAACACGCTATAGAGTTAATTCCTGACAGCAAAACCAAAAAGTTAATATTAAAAAACATGAAACTTAGAAGCAAAGGTATGGTATTCAAAAAAGAATACACAGAACTAACTCTTATCTCAAAAAATGGGTATCTAATTCCCGTGCAATTGTTTGCCTTCACTCTTATAAGGAACAACGAACCATTTGGTATCGTTATATTTTACGATAAATCAAAAGAGCAATCTCTTAAAAAACTCTTTTTCGCCCTAAGCCAAATAAACCAACTCATCATAAGAATAGATTTAGAAAAAGAACTAATAGAAAAAGCGTGTGAAGTTCTTGTCAACACTGTTGGTTATCTCTCTGCAACTGTAGGTGCAATAGACGAAAAGACAAAGGAATTTAAAATAAAATTCGCCGTATCTTCAGACAAAGAGCTTCAAGATGCTTTGTATAAGATGAAAGTAAGTGCAGACCCAAACAAACCACACGGCAAAGGCAGCATCTCTGAAGCCTTTCTAACAGGGAAAGTTGTTGTAATAAATGATGTTTTAACAAATGAAAGAATGACTTACTGGAGAGAAGATCAAAAGAGATTCAAGATAAACTCAGTATGTGCAATACCTATATTCAAAGAAGATAAAATTGCTTACATTTTGCTTGTTCATGATAAGTTTAGAAACGCCTTCAGTGATGAAAATTTAAAACTCTTGCAAGAGCTTCAAGACGACTTATCATTTGCACTTACAAACATAGAAAAGTCAAAAACTTTAAAGATGCTAACAATTGCTTCACAATCGACGCACGAGTGGGTTGTTATAACAGACAGAGATGGAAAGATAATCCATACAAGCGACGCCGTAAGCAGGATATCTGAGTATTCAAGGGATGAGATAATCGGAGAAACGCCAAGAATATTTAAAAGTGGCTTCCATAATGAAGAGTTTTACAAAAACCTGTGGAATACAATCTTAAACGGCAAAACATTTTCAGCAAAACTCATAAACAAGTCAAAAACAGGCAAAATATTCTATCTTGATGCAATAATTGTGCCCATAAAAGAGCAGGGAAGGATTACTAACTTTATAAGTCTTGCAAAGGATATAACAGAAGTTGAAGAGTATCAGCAAAGGCTTTTGGTGGAGTCAAAGCTTTACAACACCCTTTATCAGATAACCCAGATATCAGCAACAAGTTCATCGGAAGATGAGTTTCTCAAAAAATTGACGAAAATATTTACAGATAACGAGCTTGTCGATGTTGCATATATCGTGAGAAAACAACAGAATAATTATGAAATTGTTCATTATTCAACCATAGAACCCAGTCTTACAAACCTTGTAAAGGCGATACACAAAAAGATACAGTCTGTTTATACAGATAGAGAAAAAATACGCACATACCCTGCTGAAAAGGCTTTAAAATACAAGAAGATTTACTTAATAAACAGGGTTGATAAAAGCATAAAACCGTTTGATGAACTGCTTGAATCGTTTAATCTCAACTCATGCTGTTTTATTCCTATCATAAGAGATGGCAAAAGCAGTGGGTTTTTGACACTAATATCCCGCAAGAGCAACATATTTGATGCAAAGATATTTAATCTTTTGAGAAACATCTCAACCCAGATAGAGTTTACGCTTAACAAGTTCGATAAGGAGAAGTTCTTAGAGATAGTTCAGCTTGCAACAAACGAAGGGTTTGAATTCTTGGTTATAACAGACGATAGATTTAATATCGTATATGCAAACAGAAAAACCTTAGAAACATTTGGTTATACAGAAGAAGAGATATACCAGAAGCCATACTCAATATTTTTTTCAAAACAATCCTTAAATACCTTAGAAAAATTACAGTCATCGCTTAAGAGCTCAGAAACATTTACAGGCATGATAACATACGCAACAAAAGACGGCAAGCCAGAGAGCTTTTACACAACAATTATACCTTTTAAGAAAGATAACAAAATAACGCATTTTATCTCTCTTGGCAAGAGAATAACCGAAGAAGACAAGCTTAAAGAAGAGTTAAATAGACTGCTAAGGTATGACTCTATAACGGGATTAATGAATCTATTCTCATTTAAAGAAGCCACAGAAAGATTCATTGCAAGGGCAAAACACGAAAGGCAACTTGGAGCTATAGCAATAATAAACCCTGTTTCGTTTAAGAGCATCAATCAAGCCTTTGGTTTTGAAATGGGAAATGAGATACTCAGAATAATTGGAGAGAGATTAAAAAAACACCTGCGCAGTTATGACATAATCGCAAAGCTGGAATCAGACAGATTTGGTGTTCTTATAAAGGATATAAGAAGAGAAGAAGATATACTCGTAATAGCAATGAAAATATTGGCAACCCTGACCATACCTTATAACATCAGAAACCATCAGATAACACTTCCATTTAATATCGGCTTAAGCCTATTTCCCAAAGATGGAAAAACATCCGAGGAGTTATTAAACAAAGCCCAGATTGCACTTGCAGATGCAAAAGCCAAAGGCGAAAATCAGATAGGCTTTTTTAGAAAAGATTTAGAGAAGCTAACCATAGAGAGAATAAAGCTAAAAACAGAGTTAGAAAAGGCGATTCAAAACAACGAATTTACAGCTTACCTTCAGCCCTATGTTGATAAAGACGAGAATATCGCAGGTGCGGAGTCCCTGATACGCTGGGTAAAAGGCACAGAAGTTGTTCCGCCGTCTGAGTTTATACCATTTCTTGAGTCAACAGACTTAATAATAAGCGCTGAGAAGTTGATGATAAAAACAGCAGCAGACATTATAAGAATTCAAAAAGAGAGAAATACAAAAACCGTTCCCTTGTCTGTTAACATATCCGAAAAGACATTGAAGCATAAATATTTCCTTGAAGATTTGAGTGAAATTTTAAGTAAACTAAGCGAAGAGGAGAGACAACTGTTGAGATTTGAAATCGTTGAAAGGACATTTTTAAAAGATTTTAATCCTGTCAAAAGGATAATAACAACAATCAGTCTAAAGGGTATTCAATTTATGCTTGACGACTTTGGCACGGGATATTCATCGCTCTCTTATCTGTCTGAACTGCCTGTGAAGTTTTTAAAGATAGACATCTCTTTTATTAGAAAGCTGATTCATAGCAAGCATACTCAAAACATCGTCGAATCTATAATATATATCGCAAATAAGCTTGGCATAAAAACAATAGCAGAGGGGATAGAAAAGAAAGAGCAGTATAAGATTCTCAAAGATATGGGATGCGATTACTTTCAAGGATTTCTATTCTTCAAACCAATGTCTATAGATGATTTCCTCGGTACTATAGAATAACCGTTTGTGTCAGTATTTATTTCTAACAAAATAATTTAGTTATACTTAAAAATTTAATGACACAACAGGGAAAATATGGTAATAAAAAAAGACAAAAAACTTTTTGTAGGAGGTTATTATGCGTAAACTGTTCGGCAGTTTGATGGCACTTGTTCTCATCTTGAGCTTTTCTTTATCATCGTATGCCATCTCGCAAAAGGATTACATCATCATCGGAACAACAGACAAGATTGCATCATTAGACCCAGCAAAAGCTTACGACTATCTATCTGACAACATCTTGCAGAACATCATGGAAGGATTGGTAAAATACATCCCTGGAACGACAAAGATAGTCCCAGCAATGGCAAAAAGGTGGACTATCTCAAAAGATGGTTTAACTTACACATTTTATCTGAGAAAGGGTCTTAAATTCTCAAACGGCGACCCGATAACAGCTGAAGTCTTCAAATACTCATTTGAAAGGGTGATAAGACTCAACCAAGAGCCAGCATTCCTTCTAAGCGATATTATAAAGA
This genomic stretch from Hippea alviniae EP5-r harbors:
- the serS gene encoding serine--tRNA ligase — translated: MLDINILRKNPELLKDNLAKRHSDINVDELIELDKSLRKAKAELDELLSKRNKLSKEIGRRKAKKESADDLIDEVNRINQQIEETEENYNKLYKDFMDRWLLVPNILEDDVPVGKDENDNVEIRRVGELPKFDFKPKEHHEIAQNLGILDFERAAKLSGSRFVIYKGDGAKLERALINFMLDLHTKKHGYTEIIPPYIVNYEIMVGTGQFPKFIEEAYETDGQYLIPTAEVPLVNMHREEILNEDDLPLKYVSYTACFRKEAGSYGKDVKGIIRQHQFNKVELVQFTKPEESDRALEELTKDAEEVLKLLDLPYRVVILSSGDIGFAAAKTYDIEVWLPGQNRYREISSCSNTLDFQARRASIRVKGKDKKKYFPHTLNGSGVAVGRCLVAILENYQQEDGTVKIPEALIPYFGKEKIG
- a CDS encoding EAL domain-containing protein, with protein sequence MFIEGFFDAVKNSYIFGVFTYNKEGKITFANRKALEILEYSKEEFIGKHAIELIPDSKTKKLILKNMKLRSKGMVFKKEYTELTLISKNGYLIPVQLFAFTLIRNNEPFGIVIFYDKSKEQSLKKLFFALSQINQLIIRIDLEKELIEKACEVLVNTVGYLSATVGAIDEKTKEFKIKFAVSSDKELQDALYKMKVSADPNKPHGKGSISEAFLTGKVVVINDVLTNERMTYWREDQKRFKINSVCAIPIFKEDKIAYILLVHDKFRNAFSDENLKLLQELQDDLSFALTNIEKSKTLKMLTIASQSTHEWVVITDRDGKIIHTSDAVSRISEYSRDEIIGETPRIFKSGFHNEEFYKNLWNTILNGKTFSAKLINKSKTGKIFYLDAIIVPIKEQGRITNFISLAKDITEVEEYQQRLLVESKLYNTLYQITQISATSSSEDEFLKKLTKIFTDNELVDVAYIVRKQQNNYEIVHYSTIEPSLTNLVKAIHKKIQSVYTDREKIRTYPAEKALKYKKIYLINRVDKSIKPFDELLESFNLNSCCFIPIIRDGKSSGFLTLISRKSNIFDAKIFNLLRNISTQIEFTLNKFDKEKFLEIVQLATNEGFEFLVITDDRFNIVYANRKTLETFGYTEEEIYQKPYSIFFSKQSLNTLEKLQSSLKSSETFTGMITYATKDGKPESFYTTIIPFKKDNKITHFISLGKRITEEDKLKEELNRLLRYDSITGLMNLFSFKEATERFIARAKHERQLGAIAIINPVSFKSINQAFGFEMGNEILRIIGERLKKHLRSYDIIAKLESDRFGVLIKDIRREEDILVIAMKILATLTIPYNIRNHQITLPFNIGLSLFPKDGKTSEELLNKAQIALADAKAKGENQIGFFRKDLEKLTIERIKLKTELEKAIQNNEFTAYLQPYVDKDENIAGAESLIRWVKGTEVVPPSEFIPFLESTDLIISAEKLMIKTAADIIRIQKERNTKTVPLSVNISEKTLKHKYFLEDLSEILSKLSEEERQLLRFEIVERTFLKDFNPVKRIITTISLKGIQFMLDDFGTGYSSLSYLSELPVKFLKIDISFIRKLIHSKHTQNIVESIIYIANKLGIKTIAEGIEKKEQYKILKDMGCDYFQGFLFFKPMSIDDFLGTIE
- the galU gene encoding UTP--glucose-1-phosphate uridylyltransferase GalU; amino-acid sequence: MKVKKAVLPVAGFGTRFLPATKSSSKEMLPLVDKPLIHYAVEDAVKAGIEQIIFITGRGKRAIEDYFDISFELEFHLKFQGKEELVEKMREISNMADFVYIRQKEPKGLGHAVLRAKDVVGSEPFAVILADDVIEAKRSGTQQLVEIFEKYHCSVIGLEEVSPEDVSSYGIVAGKEIEKGMFKLDTFVEKPPKDKAPSNTAIIGRYVFTPAIFEELEKTKVGTKGEIQLTDAIESLSRKEVIYGKILEGKRFDCGNKLGFLKATVEFALHDKEINSEFEKYLKEVIKC
- the pgeF gene encoding peptidoglycan editing factor PgeF: MGFIEDLRFREFGARCVYFDRFGGVSPPPFDSLNVSTTVGDKRENVWKNLEIVRETVKADEIALLNQVHSNTIVEYDDKIHDADGIFTDRTGVFLAIKFADCTPIMFLDRKNGFIGAAHAGWRGTHLKISVKMVEFFIEKGSKPEDIIVSIGPHICGNCYEIKDDVAEKFDGRFIKKSNGRLYLNLSEANINQLINSGIPKGNIKNLSMCTFEDKRFFSYRRDKTCGRNIGGVMLIS